The Shewanella sp. NFH-SH190041 genome has a window encoding:
- a CDS encoding glycosyltransferase has translation MNILLISTGLKIGGGEKQVCDLADEFVTLGHKVQIISITGEQVLSPKNNLVETISLSVKKTPVGLLKGLLKAKRIVNKFQPDIIHSHMFHANIFSRILRVFGIKKPLICTAHSINEGGKLRTLMYRYTDFLCDKNTNVSDEAVEIYKRIRACPEHKMIPVYNGIDTTKFQFYAEAREQNRKSLNLDNNQILLLAVGRLTEAKDYPNLFNALSLLKQKNSYFKLVVIGVGEDESDLRELSSHLGLDDIIMFLGARFDVQDWMSAADIFVMSSAWEGLPLVLLEAMSCQRPVVATDCGGTTKAISGHGAVVAIRNSEALACALTDMLKLAEHDRQQIGLKARKHVIENYSITQIASKWISIYSNLINVKNNLADVDNERSSCNH, from the coding sequence ATGAATATTTTACTCATATCAACAGGATTAAAAATAGGTGGAGGAGAAAAGCAGGTTTGTGATTTAGCCGATGAATTTGTTACTCTTGGACATAAGGTACAAATTATTTCAATAACCGGAGAGCAAGTGTTGTCTCCAAAAAATAACTTGGTAGAAACAATTTCATTATCTGTTAAAAAGACGCCTGTTGGTCTATTAAAAGGGTTATTAAAGGCTAAGAGAATTGTTAATAAATTTCAGCCAGATATTATTCATAGCCATATGTTTCACGCTAATATATTTTCAAGAATATTACGGGTGTTTGGTATCAAAAAACCTTTAATTTGTACTGCTCACAGTATAAATGAAGGTGGCAAGCTTAGAACATTAATGTATAGATATACAGATTTTCTTTGCGATAAAAATACCAATGTAAGTGATGAGGCTGTTGAAATTTATAAAAGAATTAGAGCTTGTCCCGAACATAAAATGATTCCGGTTTATAACGGTATTGATACTACAAAATTTCAATTTTATGCTGAAGCAAGAGAACAAAATCGTAAATCTCTAAACTTAGATAATAATCAGATACTATTGCTTGCAGTAGGTCGGTTAACAGAGGCCAAAGATTATCCTAATTTATTTAATGCATTATCTTTGTTAAAACAAAAAAATAGCTATTTTAAGCTAGTTGTGATTGGCGTGGGTGAAGATGAATCTGATCTTCGGGAACTTTCAAGTCATTTAGGGCTTGACGATATTATTATGTTTCTTGGTGCAAGGTTTGATGTGCAAGACTGGATGAGTGCAGCTGATATTTTTGTTATGTCTTCTGCTTGGGAAGGTTTGCCATTGGTATTACTAGAAGCGATGTCATGTCAGCGACCTGTTGTTGCTACAGATTGTGGTGGGACGACCAAAGCAATATCTGGGCATGGTGCTGTAGTTGCGATTAGAAATTCAGAAGCACTTGCTTGTGCTCTTACTGATATGCTTAAGTTAGCCGAGCATGACAGACAGCAAATAGGCTTAAAAGCAAGAAAGCATGTAATTGAAAATTACTCAATCACCCAAATAGCAAGTAAATGGATTTCGATTTATAGTAATTTAATTAATGTTAAAAATAATTTAGCAGATGTAGATAATGAACGTTCTTCATGTAATCACTAA